The segment ataaatattttcatttcaatcatacatttcagtttgaaacaaaaccaaatttttgtttgtgcgtaaaacaaccataaatatggttgaaactacatttttattctccgtgcaggtttcagcagcgtaccccaatgtgatatatacaggtgtggcaatgttgggtaagtggtgttagtgcaatgaagaaatttcatcatggtgtgggtggaatcataaatcgaccaatcacgatgaagcgtgacgtcaaactcctaaaacaaaccccattgttcgacgcggtttgtttttgtagtttgacgtcgttttctgatttttcgctactcaTTGGCTTGCCGCTTGACCGGTGAAAACGAAAACGtcaatgaagtattccaccacgcacacatataaagattttttgacattagctgaggcccgcgctgaggctgtttgcagtaggagtaatatcaacaacagcaaattccaaactcccggatcccctcctccactctttgctcccctctcactcctacataagcgatcctcagcaaatgtcattctcgttggtgacgaaaccgcaaattacttcatgtaCATCAACTGTGGTAAAGTCGGTAACAaaaattctcgcgtaacttttcaaaaggacctaagtaacaataagagattctctttgtgcctcttctctttcgatTACCACGGCGATGcgaatgcactttaaaacaaaTCGGTTGCTGGTGTCACTACCTACCTAATCGTCAagaaaacttttgttgaaatcacgggaatgacacttccaataccaacctgtacaaaaaaacgtagccaacatagagcgggcccaagctgacagcttcatagatgggctcaagctgacaaccgagtcggatgtgtaaattgttaaattttgttagttttagtttgattttagccaaggttttagcgtCACATGGCTAATGCCAGGCAGGCGAAATTGATGCGAAACAAAAGAAGTTGTGAAAatgcacggagaataaaaatgtagtttcaaccatatttatggttgttttacgcacaaacaaaaatttggttttgtttcaaactgaaatgtatgattgaaatgaaaatatttattgttatatcaacgttaacttcaaatttgaaaatactttacttttaattcaaaactgttattttcttgattcaaacagaatctcgttttgaaacaacaatattttcaggttgttataaaaatattttattgaggcttaaagcaacaatcattttgtttaaaacaaactggagctttttcgctccgtgtggttagttaaattcgttttgtgaaatcgctttgcgtttgccgcctttttcatgtgagcaacgaaaatgtgacgtcatatcagccccctggttgaaatgcatttatgtcgccgtaataatcggaagagaggaagaccaaagagaatctctcaatgttacttaggtccttttgaaaagttacgcgaatTATTCTCGTATTgggcagagatgccagattgtttaaaaaaaaacttatttctcaaaaatttgaaaaattactcaaaaacggCTGACTGGGAAATAATCTGCATAAACCAGCGCATACTTTTATGCAATCTTTAAAAATCTTAAGATCACAAATCTGCGCCATAGCtgtgtattgtcaattgcaaggaaaattgtccaatcaataagtgcgcaatcgctcataaaagtgctattttagtttaaatcgtttcggtctcttcggcgcacttattgcttggaagataacgaaatagtgcgccgaagataccgaaacgatttaatgcaaaatagcacttttatgagcgatatcgcactttggatggtacaattttccttgcaattgacaatacatcATAAATCTACAAATATCCGCATATCTAATTATAAAGAGTGCATTTTGTAAACATACTGACATATTTGCGCATCCGGCATCCATGCGACCTGCGCTGCTGCAGCAAGCAGAAAGCTTGAGATTGAGAAAGTTGAAAAGACGGACGCGccttcaaaaattcaaaacagtGTTTAATTCAGATCATATCAAGCGTTGGTAGTGTTGTGTTAAGTTATTAATGTTTTCGTGCTGATGAATTGGCCAGATAATGCCTAAAGCAAATTGTGAGAAACGAATGACCCGGGCTGCTACGGGACTAAGTGCATTAGCTTCATCTAAATTACCCTACGCGATAAAAACAGGACATTCCGCCAAATCTGCGCGGACAAAGAGCCGTACTGTTTTGCATTCTGTCGCTTCCGGAAAAGAAAACGACATAATTGCAGAACCAGCAGAATTGTTCCGATCTGAGGTGGTAATTTCCAAGCGTCGTAGCTCCCGGAAGTTGCGAAACATTACCGATACATTGAACCAACTTGCAGTCGCGGTGCCTTTAAAAGATATTCATATGGAGTCGTCTCGTAAGCGCAAGTTAGATGTTGAAGTAAAACCGCAAAATGACACTCAGAAGTCTTCATCAATGGCACCGTCGTCGTCCGTAGTTGATAATAGTGATAAAAGTGATGAAGCGGCTGCTATTGCCGAAAGCCAAGAGAAGCTAAAAACTGCCTTAGGTGAACACTATTTTGATGTCGGAAAACGGCTCAATCTAATTTACATTCCTGAGTGCTTGCGTAATGTACCGAAATGTGCGGAACTCCACGCTCGCCGGACCAATCAAGCTCGCAGAGTCAACAGTCGTCGGCAGCGGGATGCAAAAGAATTGCTGATCGAGAATCGTCCCGTACAGTTTTTGGAGTACCTGGAGCAGGCGTTGCTCCGCCAAGAGTTCATCGATTCGACGTTGTTCGTTAAAACACTAGAGCTGGTTATGACCATCAATCCACCTTCGTTGCAGCTGAATGCGGATTATTGCATATCCACGGTGATTCAACAAGCTGTCGATATTCTGGATCGAACTGTTGAGCAGTTCCCTCCCTGTTGGTTAGATTTGAAGACGGCCTATCATGGTGTGATATTTGGACGGTTGGAAGGGGATTGCTTCATGAAGTACGATCTCAGCGAAGGTCTCTTTATGGTGGTTTTGAGCCTGATAGAACGTTATGTAGATCGGGACGAAGAACAGAGCGTTCGCACCGTCGGCAGGGAACGTTCGTTGGCTAGTTTTTATTTGTGGGAGCAGGAAAACAATCAGAAGTACGACTTTGAGCTGCTCTCTAGAGTGGATAAGTTGGACAGGCTGTTTCTGGTGCTACAGATTTTGGTTAAGATTTTCGAAATGGACTTGGCTATGTGGATCTTGAGGTAGAGTTCACTTTTCACGTTTTCATTTTGTCACACATCTCATTACAATTTGTTTTCAGGCATCCGCATAAAACGAAGGAAAACATGATCAAGCCCAATCGGCAACCGTTGATTGCAAGCTTATTGTGGCATGAGGATTCCGGCGTGGGTGAAGTAAATGCCCTCATTAAACGTATTATCGGTCTATACGTTAATGTCAATGGTTTAAATTATCCGGAAGAAAATATTCAAGTGGTTTCAgtgagattttttttatctttactCAGTGATGTCTTTATAATTAATTGGTTTTTTATTCACAGCGTCTTATTTCTGTCATTGGAACGGTCATCAATTTGAGCGAAATTCAGTACGATGGTACGATGGATTATCCTTGCATCAAGGACAATACGCGTTATTTTGCACGGCAAATTTCACGTCTGCAGGAGGCATCTGATTACTACAGTGTGTCGCTTTGTTTGCGCTCAATTCAACAAATGCGTTCACCATTGCTTCGTATGATTATGGTTAACGATTTTCTCCATCGACTGAATGGACAACTAAGTATAGCTTCGGTGGCTTTCTTCACAAAGGAATTGGCCAAAGGCAGATGGAGAAAGTGTGCTTCTGTGGATACGCCTACATGTGATGGAATGAAAACACCGGACACTCGTTACCCACTTTTACGTGTAAAACCGCATCGGAAAGCTAGCCATGAAATAACGTGCAATCAATACGTCACTTTGCTGCTGAATGGTTTCCGTTCGTATATGGAAGTATATCCGGTTCAAAGTTACTTCCACAGTCTCAAAAGTTCGATGAGTGTATCAAATAATGCGGAACACCACATGACTACAGCCACCTCACCGCGAACTCCCACACGCCGGGAGCTTAAATCGAATCGTTATGATTTTACGGCCCTGGAAAAGAACATTTCCAAACTGCACAAAAAGGACAAGCCAAACCAAATTTTTGTACGAAGTTCTGACCGGAAGACGACTGCTTCGCTAGTGCTTCAGGAAATCAATGTCAGTCCATCTGTGCTGGTTTATTACCGCGAGGAAATTAAGCACCTGCTATTGATACAACGGTGGCTTACGTTAAAAGCCGGCACCAGTCAGCAGGACCAGCCGCTGTTCGAATCCTGGAAACATTTTATGGCGCAAATCGATGATACACTTGTCTGTCAATAAGCCAGTGTGATAATCAACAAGTTAAAATAGGACCCTTCCCTAGAATAACCCCGGGCGTTGTAAAAATATTCACTTCCAGAGTATCGCCAGGGATTGTTTTTATAGCGAAAAATTTACGCGTTGGAATTGTCTTTAGAAGTAATATTATTTAATTCATAAAACATACTACAATAGGAAAAGTGATTCTTTCGAATTATGAAAGAAAACTCAGAAGCACGTATTATTCGTTACATGGAAAAAGCCTTCTTGTTGTATATCGAGCTTATTTAAATAGACTTGAAAGatgaataaaacgaaaaatggatTCAATTTGCTTTGGTCTCCTATATTTTAGGATCGCCATTTGATTTATTCACAATGTCGCTTAACCCTAGATTGACTAACCGAAAATCCGATAAAATTCGAGCAACCAAGGGACTCGGttataaatatgaaaattattatttaaaagtttcaatttatctatttgccttttctttcgccaataaatacTTTTTACCGACATTCAAttataatatgttataactgaCATGTTGGCCTCGATGCAattagccgacgacattgtcttgctcgcacaacgtcgAAACGATAtgtagagcaagttagatgacctctccgagagctcccaggcagcaggtctcacagtcaatgtagcaaaaactaagtctatggtagtaaacactgacaattccaccaacttcacagtagcggaagAACAGGTTGAGCAactagacgcctttcaatatcttggtagtcaAACAACCCCCGATGGTGGTACTAatactgatatagccacacggatcaggaagccCTGGCGAGCCTTTGCATGTCTGCAAAGCGTTTGGCGCTCAaatcagatcactctacgtacgaaaccccgaatctttaattcaaacgttaaatccgtactgctgtatgtctgcgaaacgtggtgcgtcttagcagagacaacgcaaaaactgcaggttttCATTAACCGGTGCTTGCGATATATCATATATCAGCGTAGAataggcagacccagaggctcgtggcgacgcagcttagccgaCATCCggactgtagacgagaacctgttctggcgactggtaaaagccatggcgtcaacagtggagatctccgatttcatccctttgtggACATGGAcagacacataagtaagtaagagacTGGAGagctccagtcgcccctaaacATATCGAAAGTTGATTGATCTCtccttgtccatcatcctcaatcgttatcctgtttctgttgaccgctccatcCTGTTCACCATTTAACgatgcatcgaaatgttgttttcaaCACCTAGCCAGAGCCACCTCGGTCATCGATTGCCTGGCAATTTTGTTGCCATCAAACCAGAATTGTGGAGTATATTTCTAAATTAGTGTAATTTTCCATAACTGTTTTATACAACATAATACGTAACCAAGAAACGGTAAAGAAGAATGCTTTCTTTGGTtatggtgaaacggtactgaatccaaacatggccgAAAAGATGGCACCCATTTGAGCATATTGCCTCACATGGGCGCCATTTTTCCTAGtatgtttggattcagtaccgtttcaccttatcTAGCAGCAAAAGTATTGTAAAGATCACTAAAAGTTTGCCCCAATTATGACACCGTATTTAGGTAAATAGAACGAAACTTCCGtcctataaggttttgcacgggcgagcataacctcacttctttgacgtctatcagtggtttgtttacatggacttagaacatgggttaacatgttgaaactgaatattgcttaaaggccttaacggcagtcagaaaagcacaaaaactgccattccgagtagtttggagggcgacactgctggataatacgcttttaaaacgtttaactccaatttatgcataacgCTTTCGCCTAACAAatcgtaaacaaaccacgagtggacgTCAGATGGGTGAATTGAGTttattccggttcattcgtgacgtcaccttgcaaaaccttatatcgTAAACGAATAATTTGTACCGCGggttttgcggtgtgagcgatgggtggttccctaagcagctgatgcaattcatggttcattcacctcctccacgttccgtcctccatctgcactccgccgtagatagtgcgcaacaccttccgttcgaaaacactaaggccgcgttggtcctccacgagcataatCCAcgcctcatggccgtaaaggactagcggtctaatcagcgtcttgtagattgttaacttcgtgcggtggcgaattttgttcgatcgcagcgtccaacggagtccaaagtaggcatgATTTCCTGCATAAATGGGACGTGACAGCTATTCAAAACTGGTTTGATATTCatccttattcttgttttcgttcgaatgacattcgttcgaaagttaagccgattcgtatccttgttttcgttcgaatccaTTCGATCGTTCGAACGCCCCTTTCttcattcgaatatgagaatagtgcttcccgattcgttcgaaacaaactattcgtacgaatgcaggatacggccgtaaacaagaataaaggtgattaACGGTATGGCGGTGAATACATCTAAATGCAGGGTCATCTCGATCTGTCGCTCTCGAAATCCGCAGCACTTTACTTACCAACTTGGCGATGATGAGTTGCAACGCACTGACTGTATTAAAGATCTAGGGGTGACCGTTGAAAGCAAAATGAGATTCGAAAAACACATTAGCACAACCATCTCCAAAGCCTATGCCATTTTTGGATTAAATAGAAGGAATGCGTCCGACTTTGAAGACATATTTGCCTTGAAAACGCTGTACTGCTCTTTGGTTCGAAGTGTTCTAGAGTACGCAGCTCAAGTCTGGGCACCATACGCCACTGAGCATTGTCGTCGGATTGAGAGTGCTCAACGTTCTTTCACAAGGTTCGCACTTCGACGTCCTCCATGGCTGGATTCAGTACACCTACCTGAATACGAAATTCGATGTCAGCTGATCAATTTAAGCACTTTAGCTGCACGACGAAGCTGctccagtgcgtcaccaccgtatttcagctgCTCGCCGGGTAGCTAATCAGCCcgagccgctttattgttcttcatccgaccgatctcttctgctaccacctggaggtcgggggttggtattctgtcgtcttctgcacgtgctccaagatctattgccatatcgcaacgttcatgttcagctacatcgctgtttaGGTgatcgtcataatactgctttcacctctcgatcacctcacgttcgttcgtgagaagaataccgtctgagtcccgacacatatcggcctgcggcacatagcctttgcgcgaacagTGGTGCTTATTACCAATCTCACTTCACGGTGAAATCAACGTGAAGTGAATATGGCCCTATTCCGAAAGTCACGCAAGtgaaatgaaaagtgaaaagacACACCTCCCGTGAAAACAGGGTTATTCCCAAAATCATGCGACCAGCgtgaaatcgaaaaaaatggCATTTCGCGTGAAAACATTCCACTTGGTTTTTAGATGGTGAAATG is part of the Sabethes cyaneus chromosome 2, idSabCyanKW18_F2, whole genome shotgun sequence genome and harbors:
- the LOC128736972 gene encoding uncharacterized protein LOC128736972 — its product is MPKANCEKRMTRAATGLSALASSKLPYAIKTGHSAKSARTKSRTVLHSVASGKENDIIAEPAELFRSEVVISKRRSSRKLRNITDTLNQLAVAVPLKDIHMESSRKRKLDVEVKPQNDTQKSSSMAPSSSVVDNSDKSDEAAAIAESQEKLKTALGEHYFDVGKRLNLIYIPECLRNVPKCAELHARRTNQARRVNSRRQRDAKELLIENRPVQFLEYLEQALLRQEFIDSTLFVKTLELVMTINPPSLQLNADYCISTVIQQAVDILDRTVEQFPPCWLDLKTAYHGVIFGRLEGDCFMKYDLSEGLFMVVLSLIERYVDRDEEQSVRTVGRERSLASFYLWEQENNQKYDFELLSRVDKLDRLFLVLQILVKIFEMDLAMWILRHPHKTKENMIKPNRQPLIASLLWHEDSGVGEVNALIKRIIGLYVNVNGLNYPEENIQVVSRLISVIGTVINLSEIQYDGTMDYPCIKDNTRYFARQISRLQEASDYYSVSLCLRSIQQMRSPLLRMIMVNDFLHRLNGQLSIASVAFFTKELAKGRWRKCASVDTPTCDGMKTPDTRYPLLRVKPHRKASHEITCNQYVTLLLNGFRSYMEVYPVQSYFHSLKSSMSVSNNAEHHMTTATSPRTPTRRELKSNRYDFTALEKNISKLHKKDKPNQIFVRSSDRKTTASLVLQEINVSPSVLVYYREEIKHLLLIQRWLTLKAGTSQQDQPLFESWKHFMAQIDDTLVCQ